Proteins found in one Gemmatimonadota bacterium genomic segment:
- a CDS encoding phytanoyl-CoA dioxygenase family protein, translating to MATGLTKHQINQYLEDGFLPIERLFDPASLDPLISELDDVVDAWAERYHAEGRLAERFADEPFERRLYLIHEAMDGQCRELLEAVLGKRKTAGMFHVMTQPEILDVVESLIGPEILVHPQFNSRAKLPDKTSVVDWHQDIGFLDPDVMQTFMVNFWLPLVDTDEHNGCLEAIRGSHRSERLPFDDSPENIVPDALPAGERVSCPIPRGGVLLLQHTTVHRSAPNFSDHIRWSLDIRYSDWRKPTGRDDVPGFVARSRSHPEKIATGHEEWQRLFEPA from the coding sequence CCCCGCTTCACTCGATCCCTTGATCTCGGAATTGGACGACGTGGTCGATGCATGGGCGGAGCGGTACCACGCGGAAGGCAGGCTGGCGGAACGGTTTGCGGACGAGCCCTTCGAACGGAGATTATATCTGATCCATGAGGCCATGGACGGCCAGTGCAGGGAATTGCTAGAAGCCGTTCTGGGAAAACGGAAGACTGCGGGCATGTTTCACGTCATGACCCAGCCCGAGATTCTCGACGTCGTCGAATCCCTCATCGGCCCGGAGATCCTCGTCCATCCCCAGTTCAACTCCCGGGCCAAGCTTCCGGACAAGACCTCCGTCGTGGACTGGCACCAGGATATCGGTTTCCTGGATCCGGACGTGATGCAGACCTTCATGGTCAATTTCTGGCTGCCTCTGGTGGATACGGACGAACACAACGGCTGCCTGGAGGCCATCCGGGGCAGTCACCGCAGCGAACGCCTGCCGTTCGATGATTCACCCGAAAACATCGTTCCGGACGCCCTGCCCGCCGGCGAGCGGGTATCCTGCCCCATTCCCAGGGGTGGGGTACTCCTTTTGCAGCACACCACGGTGCACCGTTCCGCGCCGAATTTCTCGGATCACATCCGATGGAGCCTGGATATCCGGTACAGCGACTGGCGGAAGCCCACGGGAAGGGACGATGTTCCGGGCTTTGTCGCCCGCAGCCGGTCGCATCCGGAAAAGATCGCAACCGGACACGAGGAATGGCAGCGGCTGTTCGAACCGGCGTGA
- a CDS encoding phytanoyl-CoA dioxygenase family protein, translated as MATETLLSVEQKTAFDRDGYFIAEEFLSTGEVESIRREITAIVDRYPDVPEELVQIEPAVRRGTVKPERLELGVRKLFRMARHSELFRSLAHHSGMVGIAVELLGPDVTLFQSMLLMKPPRFGGQKVWHQDNAYFRLEPNDVFGFWIALDDADVDNGCMHVIPGSHRAGIGEHGGVADDYGLSSAPTADDAVACVMKTGDALVFHGETYHYTPPNTTDRRRRALQYHYASTHCQSSKDSPFKSIKPEVIVAGAGAGADVVSSA; from the coding sequence ATGGCAACCGAGACCTTGTTGTCAGTAGAACAGAAAACCGCCTTTGACCGGGACGGCTACTTCATCGCGGAGGAGTTTCTATCAACCGGTGAGGTCGAATCCATACGACGCGAGATCACCGCGATCGTGGACCGGTATCCGGACGTTCCGGAAGAACTGGTACAGATCGAACCCGCCGTGAGACGGGGAACGGTAAAACCCGAACGACTGGAACTGGGCGTGAGGAAACTCTTCCGGATGGCCCGCCACAGCGAACTGTTCCGCTCCCTGGCCCACCATTCGGGAATGGTGGGTATCGCCGTCGAACTGCTCGGACCGGACGTCACCCTGTTTCAAAGCATGCTCCTGATGAAACCGCCCAGGTTCGGCGGTCAGAAGGTCTGGCACCAGGACAACGCCTACTTTCGCCTGGAACCGAACGACGTCTTCGGGTTCTGGATCGCGCTTGACGACGCGGACGTGGATAACGGATGCATGCACGTCATTCCAGGGTCGCACCGCGCAGGTATCGGGGAGCACGGGGGCGTGGCGGACGACTACGGGTTGTCTTCGGCGCCCACGGCGGATGACGCGGTCGCCTGTGTCATGAAAACCGGAGACGCCCTCGTCTTTCACGGCGAGACCTACCACTACACCCCGCCGAATACGACCGACCGGCGCCGAAGGGCGCTCCAGTACCACTACGCTTCAACGCACTGCCAGTCTTCGAAAGACAGCCCGTTCAAGTCCATAAAGCCAGAGGTGATCGTGGCAGGAGCGGGGGCTGGGGCGGACGTGGTTTCGTCCGCCTGA
- a CDS encoding zinc-binding dehydrogenase: MKIAMLYGPRDLRIEDHPLDTDNLGPHDLWVETVVSALKIGTDRGNYEGAEQVPGAPDFPRWVGDSNLGVVRGVGEAVTEFSVGDRVISRYPHQSEFIAGDDEVLVKVPDGVHDEDAVYGHLYTLSAMCYYKSQFQPGENVAVVGLGVLGLGAVGLGPCLGARTIGIANSPVRMEMAERMGADATFMYNDPDLNEKLDDFTHGEGVDLVILTANPWPALRTSCQIVRDNGRVGIVALPGRGEPPLDFNPLDMEWFYFKGISLIAVNGRTGYLFPSEQGDRRNWSTMCRFTLDLMREGKLEPKRLVTHRMHYSEINEAYEMIFRREKNMMGVVFNWKD; the protein is encoded by the coding sequence ATGAAAATCGCCATGCTGTACGGCCCAAGAGACCTCCGCATAGAAGACCATCCCCTGGACACGGACAACCTGGGGCCCCACGACCTCTGGGTCGAAACGGTTGTTTCGGCGCTTAAGATCGGCACGGACCGGGGCAATTACGAGGGGGCCGAGCAGGTTCCCGGTGCACCCGATTTTCCGCGCTGGGTCGGGGACAGCAACCTCGGGGTCGTCCGCGGCGTGGGAGAGGCGGTCACGGAATTCTCCGTGGGCGACCGGGTCATATCCCGGTACCCTCACCAGTCCGAATTCATTGCCGGGGACGACGAGGTGCTCGTAAAAGTCCCCGACGGCGTGCATGACGAGGACGCCGTGTACGGCCACCTGTACACGCTGAGCGCCATGTGCTACTACAAGTCGCAATTCCAGCCCGGCGAAAACGTGGCCGTCGTGGGCCTGGGCGTCCTCGGCCTCGGCGCCGTCGGACTCGGACCCTGCCTCGGCGCGCGGACGATAGGTATCGCGAACAGCCCGGTCCGCATGGAAATGGCCGAACGCATGGGGGCCGACGCGACTTTCATGTACAACGATCCGGACCTGAATGAAAAACTGGACGACTTCACCCACGGCGAGGGCGTCGACCTGGTCATTCTCACGGCCAATCCCTGGCCCGCCCTGCGCACGTCGTGTCAAATCGTGCGCGACAACGGACGGGTCGGCATCGTGGCCCTGCCCGGCCGGGGAGAACCGCCGCTCGACTTCAACCCGCTGGACATGGAATGGTTCTATTTCAAGGGAATTTCCCTGATCGCCGTCAACGGGCGGACCGGTTACCTGTTCCCGTCCGAACAGGGCGACCGGAGGAACTGGAGCACCATGTGCCGCTTCACGCTGGACCTGATGCGCGAGGGCAAGCTGGAGCCGAAGCGTCTCGTGACCCACCGGATGCACTATTCCGAGATTAATGAAGCCTACGAGATGATCTTTCGACGTGAAAAGAACATGATGGGTGTCGTGTTCAACTGGAAGGATTGA
- a CDS encoding DUF362 domain-containing protein, with product MPEKRYTVRAAACDHRVDYDGVYETLKRITAPLAESWARIGRARRIVIKFNMMKPMDNIVRFKGRRQELVDDAVCRAVLQLLREHTGAEIYATDTNPYAMDKLTPDEFNYAHHLRDFDVRYDDSNRPPWAAYEVPGGGNMFDRYILSGVFEDADEVISVAKMKNHSFMGITLCMKNLFGLPPIIPPGGRVRTYFHHAIRLSYVLPDLAMITNPCLNIIDGLVGQKGREWGGEGRVGDVLIAGDQITATDACGAYLMGHDPASDWPQPPFRRDRNHLLVAAQRGFGTVDLDEIDFESDVQSPVAHFDSDIDEAPELIHTLRRTACEQGLFYRDHRKDIVDRYRGEFIYMQEGEVAWHGEDPSVIGSHRSYASARPGSALWLKLVDPEEAEGERFEVYDRCLSALSA from the coding sequence ATGCCCGAAAAACGCTACACCGTCCGAGCCGCGGCCTGCGACCACCGGGTGGATTACGACGGCGTTTACGAGACGCTGAAACGCATCACGGCACCGCTTGCGGAGTCCTGGGCGCGCATCGGGAGAGCCCGCAGGATCGTGATCAAGTTCAATATGATGAAACCCATGGACAACATCGTCCGTTTCAAGGGGCGCAGACAGGAGTTGGTCGATGACGCGGTCTGCCGGGCCGTGCTGCAGTTGCTGCGTGAACATACCGGCGCCGAGATCTACGCGACGGACACAAATCCCTATGCAATGGACAAACTGACGCCGGACGAGTTCAACTACGCGCACCATCTCCGGGATTTCGACGTCAGGTACGACGACTCGAACCGTCCGCCCTGGGCGGCCTACGAGGTGCCGGGCGGCGGAAACATGTTCGACCGGTACATCCTGAGCGGTGTATTCGAGGACGCGGACGAAGTCATATCCGTGGCGAAGATGAAGAATCACTCCTTCATGGGCATCACGCTGTGCATGAAGAACCTCTTCGGGCTTCCGCCCATCATACCCCCCGGGGGACGGGTTCGTACGTATTTTCATCACGCCATCAGACTGTCCTATGTCCTCCCCGACCTGGCCATGATCACGAATCCCTGCCTGAACATCATCGACGGGCTCGTGGGCCAGAAAGGAAGAGAGTGGGGCGGTGAAGGACGCGTGGGCGACGTGCTGATCGCCGGCGACCAGATCACGGCCACCGATGCCTGCGGCGCCTATCTGATGGGACACGATCCGGCCTCCGACTGGCCTCAGCCTCCCTTCCGCCGCGACCGGAATCATCTCCTGGTGGCCGCGCAGCGGGGTTTCGGCACGGTAGACCTGGACGAAATCGATTTCGAAAGCGATGTCCAATCCCCGGTTGCGCACTTCGACTCTGATATCGACGAAGCGCCCGAACTGATCCATACCCTGCGGCGCACGGCCTGCGAACAGGGCCTGTTCTACCGCGATCACCGGAAGGACATCGTGGATCGGTACCGCGGGGAATTCATCTACATGCAGGAGGGGGAAGTCGCCTGGCACGGCGAGGATCCCTCCGTGATCGGCAGCCACAGGTCGTATGCCTCGGCCAGGCCCGGCAGCGCGCTCTGGCTCAAGCTGGTGGACCCGGAAGAAGCCGAGGGAGAACGATTCGAGGTGTATGACCGCTGTCTTTCCGCCCTGTCGGCCTGA
- a CDS encoding TRAP transporter small permease subunit, protein MNVLRKFVRFVDALNERVGTVVSWFTTLLVLTVCLDVFTRYFLRRSSVAVQELEWHFFAVIFLLASAWALKHNKHVRVDVLYMNFKPRNQALVNLIGSLLFLLPFAVIAIWSSQNFVLNSFRIGEVSPDPGGLPARYILKAMIPIGFSLILLQGLALAARSFDRFIHGGEDPSGETDESPPRGLSAREEDAV, encoded by the coding sequence TTGAACGTTCTTCGTAAATTCGTGCGGTTCGTGGACGCGCTTAACGAACGAGTCGGCACGGTCGTTTCCTGGTTCACGACCCTGCTCGTGTTGACCGTCTGTCTCGACGTATTCACCCGATATTTCCTGCGCAGGAGCAGCGTGGCGGTGCAGGAGCTGGAGTGGCATTTCTTCGCGGTGATCTTCCTGCTCGCCTCGGCCTGGGCCCTTAAACACAACAAGCACGTCCGCGTGGACGTGCTGTACATGAACTTCAAGCCCCGGAACCAGGCCCTCGTCAATCTTATCGGCAGTCTGTTGTTTCTGCTTCCCTTCGCGGTGATCGCGATCTGGAGTTCCCAGAATTTCGTCCTGAATTCCTTCCGGATCGGCGAGGTTTCACCGGACCCAGGCGGACTTCCCGCACGCTACATCCTGAAAGCCATGATCCCCATCGGCTTCTCGCTGATTCTGCTGCAGGGACTGGCCCTGGCGGCCCGTTCCTTCGACCGGTTCATACACGGCGGGGAAGATCCCTCGGGCGAAACGGATGAGTCGCCCCCGAGGGGGCTTTCGGCCAGGGAGGAGGACGCGGTTTGA
- a CDS encoding TRAP transporter large permease subunit, which yields MTEAMPLILFAVLFLLLLLGYPVAFTLGGVSVLLGLMTFGADFFNLLPLRIWGVMTNYVLLAVPLFVYMGVMLEKSGLAEDMLETMALLFGRLRGGLAVAVVIVGALLGASTGIVGATVVTMGLLSLPTMLRRGYSPQVATGTIAASGTLGQIIPPSVVLVLLGSILNVSVGDMFIGAVIPGAILVGMYLVWISIVAMFKPTEAPAMPAEELAAFRESGMFRKIIRAFLLPLGLMTVVLGSIFAGITSPTEAAAVGALGATLLTVFQGKFSYETLKEVMKECTHITCMVFFVLVGAEAFGLVFRGMKGDAYMTSLIMDANLSTYAFLALVLVMIFIAGFFIDFIQITYIIVPVVTPIFIAFGVDLLWLGILIAVNLQTSFLTPPFGFSLFYLKGVAPPEVQTRHIYRGILPFIVIQLICLSLLVYTPYLATWLPSLR from the coding sequence TTGACCGAAGCGATGCCTCTCATCCTGTTTGCGGTCCTGTTCCTGCTGCTCCTGTTGGGGTACCCGGTCGCCTTCACCCTGGGCGGCGTGTCCGTGCTCCTCGGGCTGATGACCTTCGGCGCGGATTTCTTCAACCTGCTGCCCCTGCGCATCTGGGGCGTCATGACGAACTACGTCCTGCTCGCCGTGCCGCTGTTCGTCTACATGGGCGTCATGCTGGAGAAATCCGGCCTGGCCGAGGATATGCTGGAGACCATGGCCCTGCTCTTCGGCCGGCTGCGGGGCGGACTCGCCGTGGCGGTGGTGATCGTGGGCGCCTTGCTGGGCGCGTCAACGGGCATCGTGGGGGCGACGGTCGTGACCATGGGTCTGCTCAGCCTGCCCACCATGCTCAGGCGGGGTTACAGTCCCCAGGTGGCAACGGGCACGATCGCCGCGTCGGGGACGCTCGGCCAGATCATTCCGCCCAGCGTGGTGCTCGTGCTGCTCGGGAGCATCCTGAACGTGTCGGTGGGCGACATGTTCATCGGCGCCGTCATCCCGGGCGCCATCCTCGTGGGCATGTACCTGGTCTGGATCTCCATTGTCGCCATGTTCAAACCCACCGAAGCCCCGGCCATGCCCGCCGAGGAACTGGCCGCGTTCCGGGAGAGCGGCATGTTCAGGAAGATCATCCGGGCCTTCCTGCTTCCCCTGGGCCTGATGACCGTCGTGCTGGGCTCCATCTTCGCGGGCATCACTTCGCCCACGGAAGCGGCGGCCGTCGGCGCGCTGGGCGCGACCCTGCTCACCGTCTTCCAGGGCAAATTCTCCTATGAAACGCTGAAGGAAGTCATGAAGGAATGCACGCATATCACGTGCATGGTCTTCTTCGTGCTGGTGGGCGCCGAGGCCTTCGGACTGGTGTTCCGGGGCATGAAGGGCGACGCGTACATGACGAGCCTGATCATGGACGCCAACCTGAGTACCTACGCCTTCCTGGCCCTGGTCCTCGTCATGATCTTCATCGCCGGCTTCTTCATAGATTTCATTCAGATCACCTACATCATCGTGCCGGTCGTTACGCCCATTTTCATCGCCTTCGGGGTCGATCTGCTCTGGCTCGGCATCCTGATCGCGGTGAACCTGCAGACTTCTTTCCTCACGCCGCCCTTCGGGTTCTCCCTGTTCTACCTGAAAGGGGTGGCGCCGCCCGAAGTGCAGACCCGGCACATCTACCGGGGTATTCTGCCCTTTATCGTGATCCAGCTCATCTGCCTGAGCCTGCTGGTCTACACGCCGTACCTCGCCACGTGGCTGCCGAGCCTGCGCTAG
- the ggt gene encoding gamma-glutamyltransferase: MRYDPYTYRDSRRSVVMAPGGMVATSQPLAAQAGIHILKAGGNAIDAAIAVNAALGVVEPMSCGIGGDLFAIVWEAESGQMTGLNASGRAPYAATIDYYAGLGHDYIPGTGPLNWSVPGCVDGWSRLLDRFGTMSLEQVLEPAISYAENGFPVSDIIARDWAGSTPLLTPWPESVRVYLPGGRAPQPGAVFRNPDLARSYRLLAGGGRDAFYHGEISDAIVACSRDVGGLFSPEDFRDHVSTWDDPVCVDYRGHTVWELPPSGQGIAALQILNILEGYDLAETGCLSAETLHLQIEAKKLAYADRAVFYADPAFADVPVEALLSKDYADRQRGRIDRSRAAINVPAGDPILQHGDTAYMTVVDEARNAVSFIQSIFRGFGSGIVPERTGFPIQNRGQLFSLDPAHRNALVPHKRPFHTIIPAMVTRDGRPWLTFGLMGGAMQPQGHAQVLCNMIDFGMDVQEAGDAPRFQHFGSAEPTGTPMEAGGGRVNVEDGITEEAFRRLEEKGHRISRSAHGYGGYQAIRIDPETGMLHGASEPRKDGCAIGY; encoded by the coding sequence ATGCGATACGATCCCTACACCTACCGAGACTCGCGGCGCTCGGTCGTCATGGCGCCCGGGGGCATGGTGGCCACGAGCCAGCCACTGGCCGCCCAGGCGGGCATCCATATCCTCAAAGCGGGCGGCAACGCCATTGACGCCGCCATCGCCGTCAACGCGGCCCTCGGCGTGGTGGAGCCCATGTCCTGCGGTATCGGCGGCGATCTGTTCGCCATCGTCTGGGAGGCCGAAAGCGGCCAGATGACCGGCCTCAACGCGAGCGGAAGGGCGCCGTACGCGGCCACGATCGACTACTACGCCGGGCTGGGACACGACTACATACCCGGCACCGGGCCGCTCAACTGGTCCGTGCCAGGCTGCGTCGACGGCTGGTCCCGCCTCCTGGATCGCTTCGGAACGATGTCCCTGGAACAAGTGCTGGAACCTGCCATCTCATACGCGGAGAACGGCTTCCCCGTTTCGGACATCATCGCGCGGGACTGGGCGGGATCCACGCCGCTGCTGACGCCCTGGCCCGAGTCCGTCCGGGTCTACCTGCCCGGCGGCCGGGCGCCTCAACCCGGCGCGGTGTTCCGGAATCCGGACCTGGCCCGGTCCTACCGCCTCCTGGCGGGCGGCGGACGCGACGCATTCTACCACGGCGAAATCTCCGATGCCATCGTGGCCTGTTCACGGGACGTCGGCGGACTGTTCAGCCCCGAGGATTTCAGGGACCATGTATCGACCTGGGATGATCCGGTTTGCGTGGACTACCGCGGCCATACGGTCTGGGAACTGCCGCCGAGCGGGCAGGGCATCGCCGCCCTGCAGATTTTGAACATCCTGGAAGGCTACGACCTCGCGGAAACGGGCTGCCTGTCGGCGGAAACGCTGCACCTGCAGATCGAAGCCAAGAAACTCGCCTACGCCGACCGCGCGGTGTTCTACGCCGATCCCGCCTTCGCCGACGTGCCCGTCGAGGCCCTGCTGTCAAAAGACTACGCCGACAGGCAGCGCGGACGCATCGATCGGAGCCGGGCGGCCATAAATGTCCCGGCCGGCGATCCCATCCTGCAGCACGGGGATACGGCCTACATGACCGTGGTCGACGAAGCCCGCAACGCGGTTTCGTTCATCCAGAGCATCTTCCGGGGATTCGGATCGGGTATCGTCCCGGAACGTACCGGGTTTCCGATTCAGAACAGGGGACAGTTGTTTTCCCTGGATCCGGCGCACCGCAACGCCCTCGTTCCCCACAAGCGGCCCTTCCATACCATCATCCCCGCCATGGTGACGCGGGACGGCCGGCCCTGGCTCACCTTCGGCCTGATGGGCGGAGCCATGCAGCCGCAGGGACACGCGCAGGTCCTGTGCAACATGATCGATTTCGGCATGGACGTTCAGGAAGCGGGCGACGCCCCGCGCTTTCAGCACTTCGGTTCGGCCGAACCAACCGGCACCCCCATGGAGGCTGGCGGGGGCAGGGTCAACGTGGAAGACGGCATCACCGAGGAAGCCTTCCGCCGTCTCGAGGAGAAGGGCCATCGGATTTCCCGATCTGCCCACGGTTACGGCGGCTACCAGGCGATACGCATCGACCCGGAAACCGGCATGCTGCACGGCGCGTCGGAGCCCCGCAAGGACGGATGCGCGATCGGATACTGA
- a CDS encoding iron-containing alcohol dehydrogenase: MAAPIQINIPSIIINGAGACDEAAPQAVRAGLRHILVVSDPYLVEQGLPDRIAAQCRQAGIETHVYGGVTPDPTDANVEEGLAILRENGCDGVIAVGGGSSIDAGKGIAVMAANDGPLSEYAGYHRIPRPGIPLFAIPTTAGTGSEMTRVSVITDTRRNVKMMMLDAHLLPTAAFVDYTLTLSMPRPLTANVGVDTLTHGIEAYVSRKAGTMTDALALTCVDLVGRNLVRAWKEPGDHGARKGMMEAASLGGMAFANSSVCLVHGMSRPLGAVFHLPHGLSNSVLLPAVTRFSVAAAPERYAVLARKLGWAGEGDETSKACDMLIHGLQKLNDTVEIPGLRDCGISREDLTGALDKMAEDALASGSPQNNPRVPTADEIKSLYLEAY, encoded by the coding sequence ATGGCCGCTCCCATACAGATCAACATCCCCTCCATCATCATCAACGGGGCGGGCGCATGCGACGAAGCCGCCCCCCAGGCCGTTCGCGCCGGACTCAGGCACATACTGGTGGTCTCCGATCCCTACTTGGTCGAGCAGGGCCTGCCCGACCGCATCGCGGCTCAGTGCCGGCAGGCGGGGATCGAAACCCATGTCTATGGCGGCGTGACGCCCGATCCGACGGATGCGAACGTCGAGGAAGGACTCGCGATCCTCCGGGAAAACGGTTGCGACGGGGTCATTGCCGTGGGTGGCGGAAGCAGCATCGACGCGGGCAAGGGCATCGCGGTCATGGCCGCCAACGACGGTCCCCTTTCCGAATATGCGGGCTATCACCGGATACCCCGGCCGGGCATTCCGCTGTTCGCCATCCCCACGACGGCCGGCACGGGCAGCGAAATGACCCGGGTGTCCGTCATAACGGATACGCGGCGAAACGTAAAGATGATGATGCTGGACGCCCATCTTCTGCCCACGGCGGCCTTTGTCGACTATACGCTGACGCTGTCCATGCCCCGGCCGCTGACGGCCAACGTAGGCGTGGACACGCTGACCCACGGGATCGAAGCGTACGTATCGCGCAAGGCGGGCACGATGACGGACGCGCTCGCGCTGACCTGTGTCGACCTCGTCGGCAGAAACCTGGTTCGGGCCTGGAAGGAGCCCGGCGACCACGGGGCCCGAAAGGGCATGATGGAAGCCGCCTCCCTGGGCGGCATGGCCTTCGCCAACAGCTCGGTCTGTCTCGTGCACGGCATGAGCAGGCCGCTCGGCGCGGTCTTCCATCTTCCCCACGGACTCAGCAACTCCGTGTTGCTGCCGGCCGTCACCCGTTTCAGCGTGGCGGCGGCACCTGAACGGTACGCCGTCCTTGCGCGGAAGCTCGGCTGGGCGGGGGAAGGGGATGAAACGTCGAAGGCCTGTGATATGCTCATTCACGGTTTGCAGAAACTGAATGATACCGTCGAAATCCCGGGACTGCGGGACTGCGGCATATCCAGAGAGGACCTGACCGGGGCGCTGGACAAGATGGCCGAGGACGCCCTCGCGTCGGGGAGTCCGCAGAACAATCCGCGCGTACCCACGGCCGACGAAATAAAATCGCTCTACCTGGAAGCCTACTGA
- the kynU gene encoding kynureninase: protein MDYDISFERARKLDRCDSLNGFRDRFQIDDPDLIYLDGNSLGRVPKDAIALMDRLTRQQWGNRLIRAWNDEWMGLSRRIGAKLAGLIGALPDEVIIADSTSVNLFKLIAGALKERPGRRKIVTDSVNFPSDIYILQAVADLVDPAYEMVVLPVDNGFAVSEDALDRAIDEDTVLVLLSHVMYKSSYMYDMERITEIAHNRNALILWDLSHSAGVVPMTCHDTGVDLAVGSTYKYLNGGPGAPAFLYVRNDLQSRLINPITGWFGHRKQFYFDTEFEPAAGIDRYLTGTPPVLSLAMIEPGVDLALEAGMDPIRAKSLSQSEYLISLWESVLKPLGFTLNSPRDGARRGSHVSFGHPEGYRIDQAIREEKKVITDFRMPDNIRLGIAPLYTTFEELHAAVRALRAVVTSGTFQRYSGVIKGVT from the coding sequence TTGGATTACGACATTTCGTTCGAACGCGCGCGAAAACTGGACCGCTGCGACAGCCTGAACGGATTCCGGGACCGCTTTCAGATCGACGACCCCGATCTGATTTACCTGGACGGCAATTCCCTCGGGCGGGTTCCGAAGGACGCCATCGCCCTGATGGACCGGCTGACGAGGCAACAGTGGGGAAACCGGCTGATCCGGGCGTGGAACGACGAATGGATGGGCCTTTCCAGGCGTATCGGAGCCAAGCTGGCCGGACTGATCGGCGCCCTGCCCGACGAGGTGATCATTGCCGACTCGACTTCGGTCAACCTGTTCAAGCTGATCGCCGGCGCGCTCAAGGAGCGCCCGGGTCGGCGAAAGATCGTAACCGACAGCGTCAATTTCCCATCCGACATCTATATCCTGCAGGCCGTGGCCGACCTGGTCGATCCCGCGTACGAAATGGTCGTCCTCCCCGTCGATAACGGCTTCGCCGTGTCCGAAGACGCCCTGGACCGGGCCATCGACGAAGATACGGTCCTGGTGCTTCTTTCCCACGTCATGTACAAGTCCAGTTACATGTACGACATGGAGCGGATCACGGAAATCGCCCACAACCGGAACGCGTTGATCCTGTGGGACCTGAGCCATTCCGCCGGGGTCGTGCCGATGACGTGCCACGACACGGGGGTCGACCTGGCGGTGGGTTCCACGTACAAGTACCTGAACGGCGGACCGGGCGCCCCGGCTTTTCTGTACGTGCGGAACGACCTGCAGTCCCGGCTGATCAACCCGATCACAGGTTGGTTCGGCCACAGGAAACAGTTCTATTTCGATACCGAATTCGAGCCGGCGGCCGGCATAGACCGCTATCTCACGGGGACGCCGCCCGTCCTGTCCCTGGCCATGATCGAACCCGGCGTGGACCTCGCGCTCGAGGCCGGCATGGACCCCATCCGCGCAAAGTCGCTCAGTCAGTCCGAGTACCTGATTTCCCTCTGGGAATCCGTACTGAAGCCCCTTGGATTCACGCTGAATTCACCCCGGGACGGCGCACGCCGGGGGTCGCACGTCTCTTTCGGCCACCCCGAAGGATATCGTATCGACCAGGCGATCAGGGAGGAGAAAAAGGTCATCACCGATTTCCGCATGCCCGACAACATACGGCTGGGCATCGCTCCGCTTTACACGACGTTCGAAGAACTGCACGCCGCCGTGCGTGCCCTGCGCGCGGTGGTAACGTCCGGAACCTTCCAGCGGTACAGCGGCGTCATCAAGGGAGTTACCTGA